Genomic window (Vitis riparia cultivar Riparia Gloire de Montpellier isolate 1030 chromosome 4, EGFV_Vit.rip_1.0, whole genome shotgun sequence):
TGTGGGAGGAGTTAGGAGCGATAAGGGGAATTTGGGAAGACCCTTGGTGCTTAGGAGGGGACTTTAATGTTACTTTATCCCAAAGGGATAGGAGCAGGCAGGGGAGCCTTAATGGAGCAATGCGTAGGTTTGCTCAGGTGGTGGATGACCTTGCCCTCATTGACCTCCCCTTGCAGGGGGGTGTGTATTCTTGGAGTGGGGGTAGGAGTAATCAGACTTAGGCAAGACTAGATCGATTCCTGGTGTCTCAGGGGTGGCTAGATACCTTCAAGGGGGCTGTTCAGTGTAGGCTCCCTAGGCCTACCTCTGACCACTTCCCTATTTTGTTGAAGGGGGCGGGATGAGCCGGGGTCCTTCCCCGTtcaggtttgaaaatatgtggctcaagGTGGACGGGTTTAAGGAGCTTCTTCGCGAATGGTGGCAAGGAGGGGAAAGAGTAGGAAGGGCTAGTTTTAGATTGGCTGCTAAATGAAGGAGATGAAGGAGAAAATTAAAGTGTGGAACAGGGAAGTTTTTGGTAGAGTGGAAGTGAATAAAAGTCAGCCCTTCggcaaattgagttttgggacaAGGTGGAAAGTGGCAGGGACCTCTCAGAAAGGGAAATGGACTTGAAAATGAAGCTAAGGAGAATTTCAAGAAGTGGGTCCTCTTGGAGGAAGCCCATTGGAGGCAAGTGTCTAGGGAGCTGTGGCTTAGAGAAGGGATAAGAATACTGGGTTCTTCCACAAGATGGCTAGTGCCCACTGGAGAAATAACTTTTTGGacagaattaaaataaatggggTGGAATTGGTGGAGGAGCAGGAGGTGAGGGAGGGGATTGTCAAGGCCTTTCAGCACCAGCTAAGGGAAGAACCAGGGTGGAGAGCCGACATAGAGGGGCTACCTCTTAATAGTCTTGACCACAGTGAAGTTGAAGCTTTGGAGGCCCCTTTACTGAAGAAGAAATTTCCTCTGCCCTGATGGATATGAACGGCGATAAGGCCCCAGGCCCGGATGGGTTCACTGTGGCCTTTTGGCAAGCTTGTTGGGATTTCGCTAAGGATGAGATAGTAGAGCTGTTCAAGGAATTCTACGATCAGAAGTCTTTTGCCAAAAGTTTGAACGCCACGTTTCTGGTCATCATCCCAAAAAAAGGTGGTGCTGAGGACCTTGGGGAGTTTCGGCCTATCAGTTTGCTTGGGGGGCTGTACAAGCTTATGGCCAAGGTTTTGGCCAATAGGCTGAAATTGGTGTTAGATAAGGTGGTCTCGGCTGATCAGAATGCGTTTGTGAgaggaagacaaattcttgacgcctctctcatagccaatgaggtgGTTGACTATTGGcagaagaggaaagaaaagggGATGGTGTGTAAgttggatattgagaaagccTACGACAGCATCAGTTGGAGCTTCCTTATGAAGGTCTTGaaaaagatgggctttgggtcgCGCTGGATGGAGTGGATGTGGTGGTGCTTTTCAACGGCAAAATTTTCTGTCCTTATTAACGGGGTTCCAGAAGGCTTTTTCTCCAGTTCTAAGGGTCTGCGTCAAGGAGACCCAATCTCTccctatctctttattttgggCATGGAAGTGCTGAGTGCACTTATAAGGCGGGCAGTGCAGGGGAACTTCATCTCTGGTTGTAGGCTGAGAGGTAGTGGGGAAGCGGAGATTATGGTGTCTCATCTGCTCTTTGCAGACGACACTATTTTCTTCTGTGAGGCCAACAAGGATCAATTAACGCATCTTGGATGGATTTTGGCGTGGTTCGAAGCGGCCTCTAGGCTTAGGATCAATCTAGCCAAGAGTGAGCTGATACCAGTAGGGGAGATTGATAATATGGAGGAAATGGCGGTAGAGTTAGGCTGCAGAATTGGTAGCTTTCCGGTTAAAtacttggggctgccccttggggCCCGGCACAAGGCCTTGTCCacgtgggatggggtggaggaaagaatgagaagaagacttgcctggtggaaaagacaatacttGTCTAAGGGCGGGAGAATCACCCTGATTAAGAGTACCCTTGCTAGCATTCCTATTTATCAAATGTCCATCTTTAGAATGCCTAAGTCAGTGGCTAAAAGGCttgagaaaatacaaagagactttctgtggggagggggaaactCGGGTaggaaaattcatttaattaattggaagGTGGTGTGTGCTCAAAAGGAGAAGGGGGGTCTTGGTATTAGAAGGATGGGGTTATTGAACAGGGCTTTATTGGGCAAGaggatttggagatttgccgTTGAGAAGGATGTCTTGTGGAAGAAGGTAATCGGGGTGAAGCATGGGATGGAGGGCTGTGGTTGGAAATCTAAGGAAGCCCGGGGGCCGTTTGGAGTgggagtttggaaggagattttaaaggaaaagagTTGGTGCTGGAATAACATGAAGTTCAAGGTGGGGAGGGGGACCAAGATCAGGTTCTAGACTGATCATTGGTGCGGCACCGAAGCGCTGTCCCATGCATTCCCCCAGATTTTTGCCTTGGCAGTGTGTAGTAATGATCTGGTGAATGATGTGTAGGACCCAAGGCTTGGCCAAGGAGGGTGGAATATCAGGTTGATTAGAGATTCTAATGACTGGGAGCTGGTGCTAATAGAAGACTTGCTCTTTTTGCTAAGGGACATCAGAGTAAGTCCAGAGGAGGACTGTGTGCTATGGAAAAGCGGGGTTTCTGCCAGTTTTAGGATTCGGGTGGCTTACAATCTGCTGGCAACCCCTAATCCTTGTGTTTTTCTGGGAAAAAATGTTTGGGTGgataaggtcccaaccaaagtggCTTTCTTCGCGTGGGAGGTTACTTGGGAAAAAATTCTTACGTTGGATAGGCTGCAAATGCGTGGATGGCAGCttccaaattgttgttttttgtgtggttgtgaagaggaaaatgtaaatcacattcttttacactgtacagtggTTAGGACCCTTTGGGATATCGTCTTTGCCTTAtttggggttcagtgggtgtttcCAGAGAAGGTTAAAGAGGCGTTGTTCTGTTGGCGGGGtccttttgtgggcaaaaaaaggaagaagatttgGAAGACCATTTcgttatgtatattttggacggtgtggaaagaaagaaataggctaGCTTTTAGAGGGGGTCTCTTGGCTATTCAGACTCTCAAGAAGTCTTTTGTAAGTAgtctgtggagttgggctaagttgtataggggagaggagtcctcttcacttataggcttcttggagtgggtTGCGGTCCCATACGGGCTGGtgaggtgtttttgtttttggttcttTGGCCTTGTGGCtgctttgtatacttcctgtatgctgcGGCCTTTCGGCCTtctataatatattttctgctgttgcttatcaaaaaaaaaaaaaaaatttcattgttCAGTAAACaagaagagggaaaaaaacctaaaaaaatcaCTGAACTAAGCATAAATCtccatatttgttttttcttttttcattcccTTTCCCAGAAACCAAACAGCAgtaaaggaaaaggaaacaaaataataaaacaaatcataatAATGATTCTTGGTACCAAATAACAAAGATGgttttattcaaattcaatccAAATAAAATCCAAACATGAACGGAAGAATTGACCCTATTCAGAACAAAATTAcgaatttaaatgaaataaaatcaagacCCCTATCCCTATCAAATTAGAACCAGCTGGAGAAATACATTAACATTTAAAACCAACAATCAACTTGTCTAAATAATCGCAAAACGCATGCTCTTctctataaaagaaattaaggaaaatacaaaTCATTAATCACCGATTGGCAGCAGAGAAAACCGAACAAAACGATGGAATAGGAGTAATCCAAACACAGATTTCTTagattttcctctgttttttttcttttctcggcaaccaaacataAATTGGTAACTCACCTGTTTAAGTATCCAAGGGAGACGCCTTGATCCCCTTGCTTCGATTTGGGGCTTGTCCGAATCAGAAATGCGCTGCGACTATCAAATGTATCGCGGCGTACCTTTTAATTGTCTTGCATGTCTTCTCCGCCGTAGATATCAATGCCAAAATAAGCGGTTGAGATCTGGTTGTTGACGATgattatttcaatattttgggTTGTAatggattttataaaataataataataattaaaattcattatataatatatttctcGCAAATTTCAGaataaacaataattattaataatttaaacaatttaagataaataaatggtaattattttttttaagagtacCAAAATCAAAAGCGTCATTGAGTGAGACATCATGATCAACGGCGGAGGTAAGAGTCAATGATGAGAGTAAGGTGAAGTATACCTTATCAATGGAACACCCGGGTTTGTCTCTCGTCCGTTGATCGCAAAAATCAACGGTGATTTGAGAAAATGGATTAGAGAGATACTCGGACAATTGTTTATACTTTATATTGTTATATATCGGGGATAAGGCTTTCCACGGATTATTGCACACCGAAGCCAAACACAAATAAGCGCACTGCACAACCGGCGTGGTATAATCGTTGCTGATCGTAATGGAATAAAACCCTAGAAAACGGTTAAACCCTTGAGTCGACGATGGCTGCTTCAACGGTTTTGTCCAGATTATCGTGTCGTTCATCGTCTTTGGCTTTAAAATTCACCTCCAGATCAACCAAACCCTCGGTTTCTCCCTTGAAATCGAGCTCTCAATCTCAGTCCGCTTCGACTAAGCGCACTTCTCGGATTCCAAGGTTAGTccgagataatttttttatttgttttagttgttctttttcatttctgaGAAAATGCtggcaaaagaaaatcaaaattttgaatctttaggttgaatcatcaataaatgattggtttctcttattttccagCATTTTCTCTGCATCCAAATGGAGCACTGGTTcatagttttctattttattattgatttatttttgggtTTGGGGTTAGATTACCGGTGCAAATGAGTAGCTTAGTTTCAATGATGCCATTGCATAGCGCAATTGCTTCTGCTCGGCTGACATCAGTCCTTTCAGTAGAGTCGCAGAGCTGGGGTTTGATTCCTCAAGGTGAATCTCTTTATTTGCCTTTACCCTTTTGTTTCTTTGCCTgcaaaatgaagaattaaaaagtGGAGAAAATGTctatagtgtttttttatttattttttatttatcttgttTTAGTTTTCAAGAAGGAAAAACCCAGTCTTCCTGGAAGAAATGGTTTTATCAGGATCAGTTGAACCAAATGATGAGAAACCCATGATTTGGAAGGACAATTTATTTTCTCGTATGGATGTATATTCTAAACAACCAAACACCAATATAAATTGTTGGAACCATGATTACTTGATATTGTCTTCTCCTCCGGAAAACTCCCGTTACTTTTAGATGCTTCGATTTCCCCATTTCGCGTTGCCTGCATTTTTGTACGATGCATTTCCTACTGCCCTGTTGCATATTATCTCCCTGATATAACTTCTCCGAGAGAATGGACTAATGGCATTCTCCTGCTTGCTCTTATGTTATTTCAACTTATCTGGTATACAACTGTAAATGTTTCATGCTTTATATTGATCACTGAGGAGCAAATACTATATATGCTCTAAATTTATCAGTTGTAGTATGATTTTTCTTTGTACATTGTAAAGCTGAGGGCTTTATGAATCACCCAACCCAAGGCTTAGAACATCCAGCCAAAGTAGCTGCTTAGAATTGGATTGCCGACTTTGAGTTTACGCAATCCTGCACCTATATATATGATTTACAGTGGCAATTAGTTTGTTGGTAATGAAACTTCTATCTAGTATCACATACTAAGAATACACCTCCTAGCATTCTTGTACACATAATCCCGGTATATCTTGTAGAGATGTCTAGCACAATCATCCCTCCCCATTGAGTGGGCTGTCATGCTTTAGTGCAGTTATTTTATTGCATAAAATCCATTTCTAACTGCTAAAGAGTTATAGGGTGTTTAGTTGCATTTTAAAGTACTTATGTAGAAGATATTAAAAGTTCTTTTCGGTAAAGTTAACAGTTAGACGCTTTTGCATAGGAGCTTACACAAAGTTGTTTTATAGTTTAACattttttacatattaaataataatatctttTTAATGTGATATCCCAAATCACCCCAGGAGGATAAGATCTTGGTACTTATTGGAGAGCCAATCTCCAAGTTTGGTCACCCAATAACTCCAGGGACCACAATGAGTATGTTGTGACTGTCTAGGTTGCCTGAAGGGGGATGAGTTCACAAATCTTTTGAAAAAAGTCCTTAACTAGAGGTCATGGTTGGGCTAAATGGGTCATTGACCCTAGATGATGGTGAAGTGGTAGTCACAATAGCGATGAAGGATGGTCATTCTTAGTGGAGCCACTAGAAGTGAATTGGTTATTCTAGATGGTGGGTGGGTTTTTATGGTGGGAATGACAATTGTTTATTCTAGCCAAAAGGTTTGGTAACTCTAAAAGGGAATTCATATCCTTTGCTATCTTGCCTAGGAGATAGTACTGTTGTAAAAGGTTGGTAACTGTAAGAGGGAATTCATATCCTTTGCTATATTGCTTAGGACATAGTAATGTACAACAGGTGGGTATCTCCAACACATGGAAAGATCAAGAACACCCCCGGCAGATATATTTACGGTGCCAATTGGTTTACTTtctgtaaataaaaataaaataaaacaaaaccatTAGTTGCACCATGAAATCCAACTAAATGACATCAGAAATTTATTCTCTCagaaaaaacatcaaatgaatATTGCATATTACAAAGCCCTGGAAAATCTATATGTGACATCTGTGGATTTACAGGAACATAAACAATAATTCCTGCCCATAATTGACAGTTCATGGCATGCCTTTTTCATTGACCCCTTAACGTTAATACGTTCAGATGTTGCATAATTTTCTGATGCAGAATTGTGTATTTTCTTTGGTCCATGTTGCTTTCCTTGTTGCAGGCATCTCCATGCCTTTATGACAGATAGTAGCTCCTTCATCAGAATCATCACAGGTTCCCACCATTGCAAATGGATcttctattttgttaaaattttatgaaggatgtTAACCCAGTCTCTTTGAACTTTATTCCAAGGGGTGACTTGGTGaaagttttttgttcttttgattcCCTTGTTCCCTTGTTTAAATCGGCATCATGAATGGACATGTTCAGCACTGATGTTAATCACTCCTTTTTATTCCCTTTCTCGGAGCTTCTCTTTCTTCATGGTCAGTCAGAAAGAGGATTGGATATCTGGTGAATAATGTTTATCTTACTGCCCTGTTAGAATTGATTTTTTCCGAGGTTCTTGCTGCTGTCATATACTTATTTGCTTAaccttctttttctcctttaaatttcaaatgaatCAAAAGCCAATggcaaaatatatttaaaaaacaatcagtTTGATAAGAATCAAGCTATCTTTTTGTTAATTTCCCTTAATAATGTGAGGCTTTTCCTAGCTGTTAATGGCCTTTGTCCACATTCTTCAGCAACTCTAGTTTTGAGAAGCAACTGGGTCTATCATCTATGCACTTAGTCTTGAGAAGCCGCTGAGTGTATGCACTTAAAGAATCgcttcatataatttttttgctctagaaatagtttttaagattttatCAAATGCGTAATTTTTATGGGGAAAGTGCTTCTAACCATTAGAAGGGCCTCCAACTGCCCTAAAATTACTTCCAAGTTCCAATCATACTCTAAAAACCCACGTGCCCAAACTGGAGCAATGAGAATAAAGTCTGCAAAGATGACTGAACCTATAAGTTTTTATTAGAATTTAGACAATGCTCCAGTGACAAGGCATCTCATTCTATAAGAAGTTGCTGGAGGAAGCTATATAGCAGCTGTGTAAAAGTCATTGCATGCTTCACAAGAATGTGGACTAGGGTAAACCACCTGTATAATCGTATTCCACAGGGAGCCAAACAGCAAACAACACTTGGCTGTAACATTCTGTTCTAAGAGTTCAGGATTCTCCACAAGTAGAAGTAGGCTTAAGGCATTGAACCCTGTAAATTAAGCCTAAATAGCTTCTATGTGCTTGGACATCATCGATCATCAGATTTCACAAAACAGTTCAGAACTACAGCCAACGGTTGAAGTAGGTTCTCAAAACTAAAGTGACCAAAGGATTCTGATTAAAAGAACTCCAATTCCACAAAAATTACCCTAACCCAAAAGTCTTTCAATTTGTGTCTTTTTCTCTACAAGAAATATACATAATTCCAAATAACAAACAAAGCAACACAAATATGGTGCCAAAAGtgaagaatatatatatgtaaaaaaaaattaaataagggaaaaagaaaaagaaaaaaggatgagttagcaaacaaaaaataaggggAGAAATGCAATATCCAGCTGTTGTTTCACATGCTATCAGATCGGCCAGATGTAGGTTTTGCCTGCTTCACTTTTGCCATGTTAACAAGGTCTCCAAATAGCTTATCCTCTGGCTTTTGAGGCTTCATAGGTGGTACATAGGATGAAGTGGAAGCCTGGTTCCACGAGTTCCTCAAACCAATGTCATCTCTAACAGCGAGTCCGTGCATTCTGTGCTCAAGGAACTGAGTATTTTGCTGCTGACCGTATCCGTATCCATAGCCTGCCATATGGTTGCTATACATTTGTTGAGGATACATAGAAGACATTGGTCCAGCTTGCATTGGGTGTGGAAGCATACCCATCTGCGCTACTTGGATTGGTTGAGAATGCAAACCCATGAACTGATTGTTTGGAATAGCCTGTGTATTAATTCCCGGGAGATGACCACTTGCAATTGGTTGGCTATACATAACTGCAGCTTGATCATTTCCCATTGGTTGAGGGCCTTGAGGATACATGCCACCTGGCATCGGCTGTGCATGTGTAGCAAAGCCCTGGGGAACTTGCATAGGTTGAGGGTATTGGGCGCCCGCTAATTGGC
Coding sequences:
- the LOC117912211 gene encoding uncharacterized protein LOC117912211 isoform X2; the protein is MAASTVLSRLSCRSSSLALKFTSRSTKPSVSPLKSSSQSQSASTKRTSRIPRLPVQMSSLVSMMPLHSAIASARLTSVLSVESQSWGLIPQGISMPL
- the LOC117912211 gene encoding uncharacterized protein LOC117912211 isoform X1 codes for the protein MAASTVLSRLSCRSSSLALKFTSRSTKPSVSPLKSSSQSQSASTKRTSRIPRLPVQMSSLVSMMPLHSAIASARLTSVLSVESQSWGLIPQVFKKEKPSLPGRNGFIRIS